A genomic stretch from Neodiprion fabricii isolate iyNeoFabr1 chromosome 3, iyNeoFabr1.1, whole genome shotgun sequence includes:
- the LOC124177763 gene encoding protein PRRC2C isoform X6, producing MSTLSGNVSKGEKGKSKFQSLDINNLYRTSRGESLEQHQQKNTIPRKHGMQSLGKVPSARRPPANLPSLKSEHSGSDPAVSLVPSGGSGWATTKDPATQTTNTTSNATTTPPTTSDTTTSNTPSPQCATGAVPATASPLQPPQPGQQNTSQTSHSTAPSWSAIMSRPGDAGGPVVAAVVGYAGLVGGGRGGRGALGLSFLAHQSPQFQHEFPSLSGQTSVSISNQSQTQPSSTTPNANSNAISVAAQQQSLLPQQSQSHSHSGDGTAGSQQAQSQQTRELTAQYGPGPSLRPQTEGSWIQGGSRTASGTGAGTPGPGNGNTPGAQGPPHIGVGGLPEGPAGGRPNLGQSLPMGMAQAGPNGSPAAQAATTPGASQNPSLHNYRGLIPPFMYRGSFPGGFPSQFPPNMGANGPRQRFTHPQERFPAPPRQQERERPPPPADEEIITRPIIKEEDLSRMDDISRDAGWAAHDDIDYNQKLAFSDDETEHEHHKKDEKKDFKDDKREESQPEEKEKSREREREPRDNREQSQSHRGWNQGPPPLSRDFRGTNGPVNHPPQQQMRTPHPPRGLEEDELWNQRRREQGEWVASTVERARQRKEEEEKRFRESIKQAADKKLQDLEQKIKEKYVKQKDDDSGSSSEPKSLISVPSSIIPVPDWERDRENRESRERDRSRTSSEGKDEKPVSRDSRDSRDTRDIRDTRETRDTRDTRETRDTRDTRDTRDVRDARDARDTRDVRDVRDTRDSRDSRDQPVSEFRQITQIERPNFMRSQDMSRNERERDRDQREIREREQPAFSKHFQNDLPPRFQKQQAERTGGAYNRVSPNAEQRPAPQAIPFSQQYDPSRWVHSSHPNVPNSVKKQSHSMPLPQRRNRTDSELSGPIEDDRPPSRDHRGLPRDDRYRHSSHRSYDGRKPSSGSYYDDHARYREYEYDDRHSRDSWERERHYDDRDRDNREREKKDYDNYSKSSPQQDPFDEREPTRERPENPEWRDDRRDMRDDRITQERQTDSRRDPPRDDRIDRSERPQRPDSRDSRASRESRTSLRDDDMHKSRDCGSWVNDIPDYEEKKRDPYREDNRDRRQPPGPVTREKLEADELKGEKRNLTQLKRSGSELDKKDSSKDSPTEAKKELDMWNRKLELSSENSRNVERGGDNSPKAWADAISPTLEMEDEKVFLEPMKDEKEIDEMKQSMEKLSVDNKRDDALCIEVKEDLKDEKRDKNVRNRTNSGSSRGRESGRSARQYGGYSVYTTRGWRGADQRGRRGGPRSLGRPGSARSGSYGHTDSELSGDEISGSTESGKEERRPARSPKSSQKLDKDDRNREVSRRDDKRGDYTQVRSDKRSYDSRSGREGFAPSGEPSRRGRGGFRNRGPTTGGRMNTNYGPPPSKSPFSTERNADDKEPNQQKPSSPTPESELPASGPQLSESTDDKIIAKQQALTAGITGRHTKSPSQQSQQQGNNKQDSLQNQNTVPQRSQVRKDEGRTKRNHSSSRRTQGREHRDGRFRGNPSNAPKQNSSDIGNDDWETTSDNSEEHIEDRKESRNTRNKSYGSRGNQSSHQNPTGNNQQSRRNDQSINNREQRERNVTKPSSTASRAPGAEKRNAQNASYNQRNHSGAIPPLMQNTQQNGRPRSQGSANSGPSNKAIIKESTVNRVDEIKLNDLNLVNQALNDINKKSVSKEKKVIDSELEVNNYSGGGDDGANSNEDKIDADGFQEVRSKKNVKESRHNQKEEAKPMRREKEKERERDRSKSKSNGPQPTPQQIQNIPPLLGQPIPQPANLPQKQFDRERNSNRQTLAPRFQKARLAKQQQQMGIGESNDTNKVNSNNIYVSKDSAGGPAPPPSVNAWDKPFTSQIRSNSPSTVPADIQLMSGITGQNEHNHETNEQVNSRGSSQRNSPNTEKTVNKTAKDIIVEKNVSDGTSPPVQTLIFENTNYSKTTKSGPSDLTLKSKFSNHMKTQQRVDKRGEIEDDGQLQQHQQQALSAVFSNKSNELMKDKSQEPIQMPLTFSKNEDNADMKLDFTFDSELSQLTEDAKSKSLGMPRSIHMTGGQSTISPSTAELNLKIASVKKVWENAPPMPTVVEHEDGSVVATANSFPQPFESNDVDDSYSPHQQYNQSNMKNEIATSTNVCKLVPPQVKPQQQSSGSTGAQPGSTVPGPSPIRPGQSPIGHPSASLQGQLSPPPFNTTGQPSHINYPEFPQYPGSQAAQYGGMSAIPSPPAVLFNTGSGQLPAQAGGLYGAFQLDQSRSPFTQYAPYGQSLQSSFNQQSVYLQQPPPPPHAPSATPDMYQNNMSQYRITTAAAPPFGQNQQLSNNPNTVLISSSSNSLMSASVKPSTQPIGAIGTKAPHFQAPSAQPNQVTYIPYDPNQVLGVSGNYMGNSQLVQRPGPTVQPSANSYYSATSAGKPNTLLYVFPGSQTGFYQPGGAGQQTGTHYGLQGFGQHSQSLATGSATPVGLQNFGSQFLSGSGIQMAAAAAAQQYRNPTGGLPGPGNAAATFLGKHQQQEQSRQLKSPSGNQQDVLASVFSSTSQIPSPKSRNCKQQTPTQQPQPSPTQIHKYQQYQGATQSALVSSYSNYVLQQNVRGMGMPPPRPGIQPSQQRYPAPIQRPTPFPPGPNPNPGQQQPNCMPTQQQQQAQMNRHRPNIHQQQQQQQQQQQQQRNMKMSQQYYSNQGLFCFRQCENGL from the exons ATGTCTACTCTGTCGGGGAATGTGTCGAAGGGGGAGAAAGGAAAATCCAAGTTTCAATCGTTAGAcatcaataatttatacagGACAAGTAGG GGAGAATCCTTGGAGCAACATCAACAGAAAAACACAATACCACGGAAACATGGAATGCAGAGTTTGGGAAAGGTGCCTTCGGCACGGCGGCCACCTGCTAACTTGCCCAGTCTGAAAAGTGAACACAGCGGCAGCGACCCAGCAGTTAGTCTTGTACCAAGCGGTGGCAGCGGTTGGGCCACTACTAAAGATCCTGCCACACAAACTACCAACACCACTAGCAACGCCACTACTACACCACCTACAACCTCCGATACTACCACC AGCAACACACCCTCGCCACAATGTGCAACGGGAGCTGTTCCTGCAACGGCATCACCACTGCAACCACCACAACCAGGACAACAGAATACTTCACAGACATCACACTCCACTGCGCCCTCATGGAGCGCAATTATGAGCAGACCAGGAGATGCcg GTGGGCCCGTCGTGGCAGCAGTGGTTGGTTACGCGGGGCTTGTGGGGGGCGGGAGAGGGGGAAGAGGTGCCCTTGGACTGAGCTTTCTCGCCCACCAGTCCCCGCAGTTCCAACACGAGTTCCCCAGCCTCAGTGGCCAGACCTCCGTCTCCATCTCCAATCAGAGTCAGACTCAACCGTCCTCGACAACGCCGAACGCAAATTCCAATGCGATATCGGTAGCTGCTCAACAACAGTCGTTGCTGCCGCAGCAGTCCCAATCCCACAGCCACTCAG GCGATGGCACAGCCGGGTCACAGCAGGCACAGTCTCAACAGACCAGGGAATTGACTGCACAATATGGTCCAGGGCCCAGTCTACGCCCACAAA cGGAAGGCAGTTGGATTCAAGGTGGAAGTCGTACAGCAAGCGGAACTGGAGCAGGAACACCTGGACCAGGAAATGGGAATACTCCGGGGGCCCAGGGCCCCCCGCATATTGGCGTAGGTGGACTACCAGAGGGACCCGCTGGCGGGCGACCCAACTTGGGCCAGTCGCTACCCATGGGCATGGCCCAGGCAGGCCCTAATGGTTCCCCAGCTGCCCAAGCGGCTACAACCCCTGGCGCCAGTCAAAATCCTAGCCTGCATAACTATCGAGGATTAATTCCTCCTTTC ATGTACCGAGGCAGCTTTCCTGGAGGATTTCCTTCACAATTCCCACCAAATATGGGTGCGAATGGCCCTCGACAACGATTCACCCATCCCCAGGAACGATTCCCAGCTCCCCCGCGCCAGCAAGAACGTGAACGTCCTCCTCCCCCAGCAGATGAAGAAATAATCACCCGTCCAATAATTAAAGAGGAAGATTTGTCAAGAATGGACGACATTTCACGTGATGCTGGGTGGGCAGCCCATGACGATATCGATTACAACCAAAAGTTAGCTTTCAGCGATGATGAAACAGAACACGAACACcataaaaaagatgaaaaaaaagacttcAAAGATGACAAACGCGAGGAAAGTCAACCCGAGGAAAAAGAGAAGTCAAGAGAACGTGAACGGGAGCCTAGGGATAATCGTGAACAGTCCCAGTCTCATCGTGGATGGAATCAAGGACCTCCACCGTTATCTCGTGATTTCCGTGGTACAAATGGTCCTGTCAATCATCCTCCGCAACAGCAAATGCGAACTCCACATCCACCTCGGG GTCTCGAGGAAGACGAATTATGGAATCAGAGACGCAGAGAACAAGGAGAATGGGTGGCCTCGACTGTGGAGCGGGCCCGCCAGcgtaaagaagaagaagaaaaaagattccGAGAGTCCATTAAACAAGCTGCAGATAAAAAACTACAGGACTTGGagcaaaaaattaaggaaaaatACGTCAAGCAAAAAGATGACGATTCAGGATCTTCATCCGAACCGAAATCTTTAATCAGTGTACCTTCGTCTATTATTCCAGTACCCGACTGGGAGCGAGACAGGGAAAATCGAGAAAGTCGCGAAAGAGACAGATCTCGTACTTCATCCGAGGGCAAAGATGAAAAGCCTGTGAGCCGAGATTCTCGCGATAGTCGTGATACTCGGGATATTCGCGACACACGAGAAACTCGTGATACAAGAGATACTCGAGAAACTCGTGATACGAGGGATACGAGGGATACGAGGGATGTCCGGGATGCCCGAGACGCTCGTGATACTCGAGATGTTCGAGATGTACGTGATACTCGAGATTCTCGAGATTCTCGAGACCAGCCAGTCTCAGAATTTCGTCAAATTACTCAAATTGAGCGTCCGAACTTCATGCGGTCTCAAGACATGTCGCGTAACGAGCGGGAACGTGATCGCGACCAACGAGAGATTAGAGAAAGGGAGCAACCGGCATTTTCTAAGCACTTTCAGAACGACTTACCCCCAAGGTTCCAGAAACAACAGGCTGAGAGAACTGGTGGAGCCTATAACAGGGTATCACCGAATGCAGAGCAGCGGCCCGCTCCTCAAGCAATACCTTTCTCTCAACAATATGACCCTAGCAGATGGGTGCACAGCAGTCACCCTAACGTGCCGA ACAGTGTCAAGAAGCAATCTCATTCCATGCCACTGCCCCAACGTAGAAATCGAACTGATTCAGAATTGTCTGGTCCAATCGAGGACGATAGACCTCCTTCAAGAGATCATCGAGGACTACCGAGAGACGATCGTTACCGACATTCGTCCCACAGATCGTACGATGGTCGCAAACCATCTAGCGGTAGTTATTATGATGATCATGCACGCTATAGAGAATACGAATATGATGATAGACATTCTCGTGATTCTTGGGAACGTGAGAGGCATTACGATGATAGAGACAGAGATAatcgagaaagagaaaagaaagattaCGACAATTATTCCAAG AGTTCGCCACAACAAGATCCGTTTGACGAACGTGAACCCACTCGGGAGCGCCCAGAGAATCCCGAGTGGCGAGATGATAGACGGGACATGCGCGATGATCGGATAACCCAAGAAAGGCAAACTGATAGTCGTCGTGATCCACCCAGAGATGATCGTATTGATCGTAGTGAGCGTCCTCAACGACCGGATTCTCGTGACAGTCGCGCATCTCGAGAATCGAGAACTTCTCTTCGCGACGACGACATGCATAAGTCACGAGATTGCGGATCCTGGGTGAATGATATACCAGAttatgaagaaaagaaacgagatCCTTACCGTGAAGATAACAGAGATCGCCGGCAACCGCCTGGACCTGTAACCAGGGAAAAACTGGAAGCTGACGAGCTTAAAGGTGAAAAACGTAATTTGACGCAGCTGAAGCGTTCTGGATCTGAGCTGGATAAAAAAGACAGCAGCAAAGATAGCCCTACCGAGGCTAAGAAGGAACTCGACATGTGGAATAGGAAATTGGAACTGAGCTCAGAAAACAGTAGAAACGTGGAAAGAGGAGGTGATAACTCGCCGAAAGCGTGGGCTGATGCAATATCTCCAACTTTGGAGATGGAAGATGAGAAGGTTTTTCTTGAACCtatgaaggatgaaaaagagattgatgaaatgaaacaaaGTATGGAAAAACTAAGTGTCGACAACAAACGGGACGATGCCCTATGCATTGAAGTTAAAGAAGATTTGAAAGATGAGAAGCGGGATAAAAATGTGAGAAATAGAACCAATAGTGGAAGTTCAAGAGGTCGAGAATCTGGTCGTAGTGCTAGGCAGTATGGAGGTTATAGCGTGTACACTACTCGTGGGTGGCGTGGCGCGGATCAGAGAGGGAGAAGAGGAGGACCAAGGTCCCTGGGCAGACCTGGTTCTGCAAGAAGTGGTTCTTATGGTCACACAGATTCCGAACTTAGCGGAGACGAAATCTCCGGATCCACTGAATCTGGAAAGGAAGAGAGGCGTCCAGCTCGCTCTCCCAAGTCTTCTCAAAAATTGGACAAAGACGATCGCAATCGGGAAGTATCCAGGCGCGATGATAAACGCGGTGATTATACTCAAGTTCGCAGTGACAAAAGAAGCTATGACAGTAGATCCGGTCGTGAAGGGTTTGCACCATCCGGGGAACCTTCAAGACGGGGTCGAGGGGGGTTTCGGAACCGTGGTCCTACTACAGGCGGACGAATGAATACCAATTATGGTCCACCACCGAGTAAAAGCCCTTTTTCAACTGAACGGAATGCAGATGACAAAGAACCTAACCAACAGAAGCCCTCATCACCTACGCCAGAAAGTGAATTACCAGCTAGTGGTCCTCAGTTGTCTGAGTCCACTGATGACAAGATCATAGCCAAACAGCAAGCGCTGACTGCTGGTATTACTGGAAGACATACTAAATCCCCAAGTCAGCAAAGTCAGCAGCAAGGTAATAATAAGCAAGATTCACTTCAGAATCAGAACACAGTGCCACAGAGGTCACAAGTCAGAAAAGATGAAGGGAGGACTAAGAGAAATCACAGCAGCAGTAGACGAACACAA GGGAGAGAACATCGTGACGGACGTTTTCGTGGCAACCCCAGCAATGCACCGAAGCAAAATTCATCAGATATTGGTAACGACGACTGGGAAACAACTTCAGATAACAGCGAAGAACACATTGAAGATCGGAAAGAATCTCGAAACACACGTAATAAATCATATGGAAGTCGAGGAAATCAAAGCTCTCACCAGAATCCGACCGGCAACAACCAACAATCTCGAAGAAATGATCAATCAATAAACAACAGGGAACAAAGAGAACGAAATGTAACCAAACCCAGCAGTACGGCATCTCGTGCTCCTGGAGCTGAGAAAAGGAATGCGCAGAACGCTTCTTACAATCAACGGAACCACTCTGGAGCCATCCCGCCGTTGATGCAAAATACTCAACAAAATGGCCGTCCTAGAAGTCAAGGATCAGCAAATAGCGGGCCTTCCAATAAAGCCATAATAAAAGAAAGCACGGTTAATCGTGTTGATGAAATAAAGTTAAATGATTTAAATCTGGTAAATCAAGCTTTgaatgatataaataaaaaatctgtctcAAAAGAGAAGAAAGTTATCGACAGTGAGTTGGAAGTAAACAATTATTCTGGCGGTGGAGACGATGGGGCGAACAGTAACGAAGATAAAATAGATGCGGATGGCTTTCAAGAGGTTAGGTCCAAGAAGAATGTAAAGGAGTCTAGGCATAATCAGAAAGAAGAAGCCAAACCCATGAgacgtgaaaaagaaaaggaaagagaacGAGATCGTTCAAAATCAAAGTCTAACGGACCTCAGCCCACCCCACAGCAGATTCAAAATATTCCACCATTGTTGGGACAACCAATTCCTCAGCCTGCCAACTTGCCACAGAAACAATTTGACAGAGAAAGAAATTCTAATCGGCAAACATTGGCCCCTCGATTCCAGAAAGCACGTTTAGCTAAACAGCAACAACAGATGGGAATCGGCGAAAGTAACGACACAAATAAAGTGAATTCTAATAATATCTATGTTTCAAAAGACTCAGCTGGTGGGCCAGCTCCACCACCATCAGTCAATGCTTGGGATAAACCATTTACCAGTCAAATAAGGTCCAATTCACCATCAACAGTTCCTGCAGACATTCAACTTATGTCTGGAATAACTGGTCAAAATGAACATAATCATGAGACCAATGAACAGGTCAATTCTAGAGGTAGTAGTCAACGGAATTCACCAAACACAGAAAAAACTGTTAATAAAACAGCGAAGGatattattgttgaaaaaaatgtttcggaCGGAACTTCACCCCCTGTCCAAAcgttgattttcgaaaatacaaACTATTCTAAAACGACAAAATCTGGACCATCGGATCTGACGTTGAAATCAAAGTTTTCAAACCATATGAAAACTCAACAGCGAGTAGATAAACGCGGCGAAATCGAAGATGATGGTCAGCTGCAACAGCATCAGCAACAAGCTCTGTCTGCTGTCTTTTCCAACAAATCTAACGAACTTATGAAAGATAAATCGCAAGAACCCATTCAGATGCCATTGACTTTTAGCAAAAACGAGGACAATGCTGATATGAAATTGGACTTTACATTTGATTCTGAACTGTCACAACTGACGGAAGATGCTAAAAGTAAATCTTTGGGAATGCCACGATCGATTCACATGACCGGGGGTCAAAGTACTATTTCTCCTTCAACAGCAGAACTTAATCTAAAAATTGCATCTGTGAAGAAAGTATGGGAAAATGCACCCCCAATGCCAACAGTGGTCGAACATGAAGATGGAAGCGTTGTTGCCACTGCAAATAGTTTCCCTCAACCCTTTGAGAGCAATGATGTCGACGACAGCTACAGTCCTCACCAGCAATACAACCAGAGCAATATGAAAAACGAAATAGCAACTTCGACAAATGTATGCAAG CTGGTTCCCCCGCAGGTGAAGCCGCAGCAACAGTCCTCTGGAAGTACTGGCGCCCAACCTGGATCTACAGTTCCTGGCCCAAGTCCAATCCGGCCTGGTCAAAGTCCCATTGGTCATCCTTCGGCCAGTTTACAGGGTCAGCTAAGCCCCCCTCCATTTAACACAACTGGACAACCATCCCACATTAACTATCCA GAGTTTCCTCAATATCCGGGCTCCCAAGCTGCACAATATGGAGGAATGTCTGCTATACCTTCACCACCAGCAGTCTTATTCAACACTGGATCAGGTCAATTACCAGCGCAGGCTGGTGGGTTATATGGAGCATTCCAGCTAGATCAAAGTCGATCTCCTTTTACTCAATATGCTCCTTATGGACAATCGCTTCAGAGCTCGTTTAATCAACAGAGTGTCTACTTGCAACAACCTCCACCGCCTCCGCATGCACCTAGTGCAACTCCTGACATGTATCAGAATAACATGTCACAGTACAGAATC ACAACTGCGGCAGCACCGCCTTTTGGTCAAAATCAACAACTGAGCAATAACCCAAATACAGTGTTGATCAGCTCATCGTCAAACTCTCTCATGTCCGCCAGTGTAAAACCGTCTACCCAACCAATTGGTGCCATTGGGACCAAAGCACCACATTTTCAAGCTCCATCAGCACAGCCGAATCAG GTAACCTATATACCGTATGATCCGAACCAGGTTTTAGGTGTAAGTGGTAACTACATGGGTAACTCACAATTGGTGCAGCGACCTGGACCAACCGTTCAACCATCTGCAAACAGTTACTACAGCGCTACCTCCGCCGGTAAACCTAACACGCTTCTGT ATGTATTTCCTGGTTCACAAACAGGCTTCTACCAACCGGGTGGTGCGGGACAACAAACTGGGACTCATTACGGACTGCAGGGGTTTGGCCAACATAGTCAGAGTCTTGCAACTGGTAGTGCCACACCAGTTGGTCTTCAGAATTTCGGATCTCAGTTCCTTTCTGGATCTGGAATACAAATGGCTGCTGCAGCTGCTGCTCAGCAGTATAGAAACCCTACTGGAGGTTTGCCGGGACCTGGTAATGCTGCTGCTACATTTCTTGGAAAACACCAGCAACAAGAACAGTCTAGACAATTGAAGAGCCCGTCGGGTAATCAACAAGATGTTTTGGCCTCCGTTTTCAGCTCTA CTTCTCAAATTCCTTCGCCAAAATCGCGGAATTGCAAGCAACAAACACCGACTCAACAACCGCAACCAAGTCCAACTCAAATTCATAAGTATCAGCAATATCAGGGCGCCACTCAGTCTGCTCTGGTAAGCAGCTACAGTAACTAT GTATTACAACAGAATGTACGTGGAATGGGCATGCCGCCGCCACGTCCGGGAATCCAACCGTCCCAACAACGTTATCCAGCGCCAATACAACGGCCAACTCCTTTTCCTCCTGGCCCAAACCCCAACCCAGGTCAACAACAACCAAACTGTATGCCTActcagcagcaacaacaggCGCAAATGAATCGTCACAGACCAAACATTCaccagcaacagcagcagcaacaacagcaacagcagcaacaacgtAACATGAAAATGTCGCAACAATACTACAGTAATCAAg gtttattttgtttcaggCAATGTGAAAATGGACTCTAA